In Caminicella sporogenes DSM 14501, the genomic window ATCTAAGTACGGTACTAAGAAACCTAAGAAGAAGTAACTTTAAAATGCCGAAGTTTAAGATAGTATATACCTCCTCCTTTTTAGGAGGGGTTTTATATAATATATATAATCATTAGCACTACGGCAATTTGTAAGGTTGTCGAGTACCGATGAATAAAAAAATTTTTGGGAGGGAAGTAAAGTGCCGAGAAAAGGTAATGTGCCAAAGAGAGAAGTATTACCAGATCCTATTTACGGTAGTAAGGTAGTAACAAAACTAATTAATAATATAATGTTAGATGGTAAAAAGGGAACTGCTCAAAGAATAGTATACGGAGCTTTTGATATTATAAGAGAGAGAACTGGCAAAGAACCTTTAGAGGTTTTTGAAGAAGCTATGAATAACGTTATGCCAGTTTTAGAAGTTAAAGCTAGACGTGTTGGTGGTGCTAACTATCAAGTTCCTGTAGAAGTTAGACCAGAAAGAAGACAAACATTAGGATTGAGATGGCTAGTTAACTATGCTAGACAAAGAGGAGAAAAAACAATGGTAGAAAGACTAGCTAAAGAAATTATGGATGCTGCTAACAATACAGGTGCTGCAGTTAAGAAGAAAGAAGATACT contains:
- the rpsG gene encoding 30S ribosomal protein S7 encodes the protein MPRKGNVPKREVLPDPIYGSKVVTKLINNIMLDGKKGTAQRIVYGAFDIIRERTGKEPLEVFEEAMNNVMPVLEVKARRVGGANYQVPVEVRPERRQTLGLRWLVNYARQRGEKTMVERLAKEIMDAANNTGAAVKKKEDTHKMAEANKAFAHYRW